One stretch of Bacteroidia bacterium DNA includes these proteins:
- a CDS encoding DUF1697 domain-containing protein, with protein MQTYISILRGINVGGHRKILMLDLKKLYEKLNFKDVVTYIQSGNVIFKTDAKNNNSALSKAIEKIIFETYNFQVPVIIRTVSEIEKIIFENPFLNEENSDVERLHVTFLSEIPAKSEVQEILKLDYSPDKFILNNKEIFICCSNGYGNTKLSNPFFEKKLNIIATTRNWKTVMKLVELANKKTASKK; from the coding sequence ATGCAAACCTATATTTCCATTTTACGCGGAATTAATGTGGGCGGACATCGAAAAATTTTGATGTTGGATTTAAAAAAGCTGTACGAAAAATTAAATTTCAAAGACGTTGTAACTTACATACAAAGCGGAAATGTTATTTTTAAAACAGACGCGAAAAATAATAATTCAGCGCTTTCAAAAGCGATTGAAAAAATAATTTTTGAAACATATAATTTTCAAGTTCCGGTAATTATTAGAACGGTTTCTGAAATCGAAAAAATAATTTTTGAGAACCCTTTTTTGAATGAAGAAAATAGTGATGTAGAAAGATTACACGTTACTTTCCTTTCGGAAATACCCGCCAAATCAGAAGTTCAGGAAATTTTAAAATTGGATTATTCGCCCGATAAATTTATTCTGAACAACAAAGAAATTTTTATTTGTTGTTCGAATGGTTACGGAAATACAAAATTATCCAATCCGTTTTTTGAAAAAAAGTTAAATATAATTGCTACCACCAGAAATTGGAAAACCGTAATGAAACTAGTTGAATTGGCGAACAAAAAAACAGCTTCAAAAAAATAA
- the gmd gene encoding GDP-mannose 4,6-dehydratase: MSKVALITGITGQDGSYLAEFLLKKGYTVHGIKRRSSSFNTDRIDHLYKDTHEQKVNFFLHYGDLTDSTNLIRIVQEVQPDEIYNLAAQSHVKVSFETPEYTANSDAIGTLRLLEAIRILKLEKKTKFYQASTSEMYGEVQEIPQRETTPFYPRSPYGVAKLYGFWITKNYREAYNLYACNGILFNHESPVRGETFVTRKITRAAAKISLGLQKKLFLGNLDAERDWGHAKDYVEGMWMMLQQKVADDYVLATGKKVSVRKFVEMAFAEVEIKLEWKGKGIEEKGINTANGKTLIEIDAEYFRPTEVDLLVGDASKAHKNLGWKPKYKLEQLVKEMMESDLKLFRKDKYLLEGGHDVMNFHE; this comes from the coding sequence ATGAGTAAAGTAGCATTGATTACCGGAATTACCGGTCAGGATGGATCGTATTTAGCCGAATTTCTTTTGAAAAAAGGATACACTGTTCACGGCATCAAACGTAGAAGTTCGTCGTTTAATACAGACAGAATTGACCATCTTTACAAAGATACCCACGAGCAAAAAGTAAATTTTTTTCTGCATTATGGCGATTTAACGGATTCTACCAATTTGATTCGTATTGTGCAAGAAGTTCAGCCAGATGAAATATATAATTTGGCAGCACAATCGCACGTAAAAGTTTCTTTCGAAACACCTGAATATACTGCTAATTCGGATGCTATCGGCACATTGCGTTTGCTCGAAGCCATTCGCATTTTAAAATTAGAAAAGAAAACAAAATTTTACCAAGCCTCTACATCCGAGATGTATGGCGAGGTTCAGGAAATTCCGCAACGCGAAACCACTCCCTTTTATCCACGCAGCCCTTACGGAGTGGCTAAATTATATGGATTTTGGATTACAAAAAATTATCGCGAAGCGTATAATTTGTACGCTTGCAACGGAATTTTATTTAATCATGAAAGTCCAGTGAGAGGTGAAACTTTTGTAACGCGAAAAATTACGCGCGCTGCCGCAAAAATAAGTTTAGGATTACAGAAAAAATTATTTCTCGGAAACCTTGATGCAGAGCGCGATTGGGGACATGCAAAAGATTATGTGGAAGGCATGTGGATGATGCTTCAACAAAAAGTAGCAGACGATTATGTATTGGCAACAGGAAAAAAAGTTTCCGTACGGAAATTTGTAGAAATGGCTTTTGCAGAAGTAGAAATTAAATTGGAATGGAAAGGAAAAGGAATCGAAGAAAAAGGCATCAACACGGCGAATGGCAAAACGCTCATCGAAATTGATGCTGAATATTTTCGTCCGACTGAAGTAGATTTATTGGTGGGAGATGCTTCGAAAGCGCACAAAAATTTAGGTTGGAAACCCAAATATAAATTAGAACAATTGGTAAAAGAAATGATGGAATCTGATTTGAAATTATTTCGAAAAGACAAGTATTTGCTGGAAGGTGGACACGATGTGATGAATTTCCACGAATAA
- a CDS encoding AtpZ/AtpI family protein, which translates to MAEIPELEKKKKRLNDYARYSGMAFQMIAIMLAFLFSGIWLDKHFALHYPVFTATFALFGAFLAIYYFIRDLL; encoded by the coding sequence ATGGCGGAAATACCGGAGTTAGAAAAGAAGAAAAAACGGCTTAACGACTACGCCCGCTATTCGGGCATGGCATTTCAAATGATTGCCATTATGCTCGCATTTCTTTTTTCGGGTATTTGGTTGGATAAACATTTTGCACTTCATTATCCTGTTTTTACTGCAACATTTGCGTTATTTGGTGCTTTTTTAGCCATTTATTATTTTATTCGAGATCTTTTGTAA
- a CDS encoding polymer-forming cytoskeletal protein, with translation MLGSIPSGPTALLNKGVQKNIFLNAFVFDLKSSQFAFLKIKFIPLRIMFTKNTSEMARNNQDESPLVNQIRPGTVIDGDIKSNGDLRIDGLLTGTIDAKGKLVVGPTGNISGDVICQNAEILGTITGKLTVAELLSLKSTAKINGDIITNKLAIEPGANFSGSCTMGGVIKDIKHGGNTGVRKEEKTA, from the coding sequence GTGCTTGGTTCGATTCCAAGTGGGCCCACCGCACTTCTAAACAAAGGCGTTCAAAAAAATATTTTTTTGAACGCCTTTGTTTTTGATTTGAAATCAAGTCAATTTGCTTTTTTGAAAATTAAATTTATACCTTTACGAATTATGTTTACTAAAAATACATCTGAAATGGCAAGAAACAATCAAGATGAATCACCTTTGGTGAATCAAATCAGACCAGGAACGGTTATTGATGGAGATATTAAATCAAACGGAGATTTAAGAATAGACGGACTTTTAACTGGAACCATTGATGCAAAAGGAAAATTAGTAGTAGGTCCTACTGGAAATATTTCAGGTGATGTAATTTGTCAAAATGCGGAAATACTTGGAACCATTACTGGTAAATTAACTGTTGCCGAATTGCTTTCGCTGAAATCAACCGCCAAAATAAACGGAGATATTATTACCAATAAATTAGCCATTGAACCGGGCGCCAATTTTTCCGGCTCTTGCACCATGGGTGGCGTGATAAAAGACATCAAGCATGGCGGAAATACCGGAGTTAGAAAAGAAGAAAAAACGGCTTAA
- the radA gene encoding DNA repair protein RadA, producing MAKTKSTFFCQNCGAQSPKWVGKCVSCGEWNTFVEEIISKGDEVKTPGIAQSTQRASKPLLISEIELSEQHRIPIEDEELSRVLGGGIVPGSLVLFGGEPGIGKSTLMLQLAVKLKNLRTLYVSGEESEQQIKMRADRIGMTNPECYILSETSTQNIFKQIELLEPQLVIVDSIQTLHTARIESSPGSISQIRESAAELMRYAKESGTPVFIIGHITKDGSIAGPKVLEHMVDTVLQFEGDRNHVYRLLRTAKNRFGSTNELGIYEMQGSGLRQVSNPSEILITNREEPVSGVAISATMEGLRPMLIETQALVSSAAYGTPQRSSTGFDLRRLAMLLAVLEKRCGFRLGAKDVFLNIAGGIKVEDPGIDLALVCAVLSSNEDIPISPKICFAGEVGLSGEIRPVNRIEQRISEAEKLGFDQIFISKYNKKGLDVKKFNIQLTFVGKIEEVFSLLFG from the coding sequence ATGGCAAAAACAAAAAGTACTTTTTTCTGTCAAAATTGCGGAGCACAATCCCCTAAATGGGTTGGTAAATGCGTTTCGTGTGGAGAATGGAATACGTTTGTAGAAGAAATTATTTCGAAAGGCGATGAAGTAAAAACGCCTGGTATCGCGCAAAGTACGCAACGTGCATCAAAACCTTTGCTTATTTCTGAAATTGAACTTTCCGAGCAACATCGCATTCCTATTGAAGACGAAGAATTGAGTCGTGTTTTGGGCGGAGGCATTGTTCCCGGCTCATTGGTTTTATTTGGCGGAGAACCTGGCATTGGAAAATCTACTTTGATGCTTCAACTTGCTGTAAAATTAAAAAACCTCCGAACGCTTTATGTATCCGGCGAAGAAAGCGAACAACAAATTAAAATGCGTGCCGACAGAATTGGGATGACAAATCCGGAGTGTTATATTTTATCTGAAACATCTACCCAAAATATTTTCAAACAAATTGAATTATTGGAGCCGCAATTAGTAATTGTGGATTCCATACAAACCTTGCACACAGCGAGAATTGAATCATCGCCAGGAAGTATTTCACAAATCCGCGAAAGCGCAGCCGAATTAATGCGCTACGCAAAAGAAAGCGGAACGCCTGTTTTTATTATTGGACACATCACAAAAGATGGTTCCATTGCTGGACCAAAAGTGTTGGAACACATGGTGGATACGGTTTTGCAATTTGAAGGCGACAGAAATCATGTGTATCGTTTGTTGCGAACAGCAAAAAATAGATTTGGTTCTACCAACGAATTAGGCATTTACGAAATGCAAGGAAGTGGTTTGCGACAAGTGAGCAATCCTTCTGAAATACTGATTACAAACCGCGAAGAGCCTGTGAGTGGAGTTGCCATTTCTGCAACAATGGAAGGATTACGACCGATGTTAATTGAAACGCAAGCACTTGTAAGTAGCGCTGCGTACGGAACTCCGCAACGCTCTTCTACCGGATTTGATTTACGCAGATTAGCAATGTTATTGGCTGTTTTAGAAAAACGCTGCGGATTTCGCTTGGGTGCGAAAGATGTTTTTTTAAATATTGCTGGTGGCATAAAAGTAGAAGATCCGGGAATTGATTTGGCCTTGGTTTGCGCAGTGCTTTCGTCTAATGAAGACATTCCGATTTCGCCAAAAATTTGTTTTGCTGGAGAAGTAGGACTTTCTGGAGAAATTCGTCCGGTAAATCGTATTGAACAACGAATTTCGGAAGCCGAAAAATTAGGCTTCGATCAAATTTTCATTTCCAAATACAATAAAAAAGGCTTGGACGTAAAAAAATTTAACATCCAACTCACCTTTGTTGGCAAGATAGAAGAGGTATTTAGTTTGTTATTTGGATAG
- a CDS encoding serine hydrolase, translating into MKTLKSILKWIVIILVVLNLLILISGRTYLYKGIANTYLKGRKGPSITEYKIFSNREVNVGTPQPWAVAVNYNKATIPANDLADMEKYKTIAYVIVKNDSICYEQYWDGFGRNSVTNSFSMAKTFVSILVGIAIDGGKIKSVDEPVGDFLSQFKDGENAQLTIKDLLTMSSGINFDENYVSPFAYPAQAYYGTDLQKLTYGYKVTETPGKAFKYLSGNSSLLSFIVEKSTGMPLSVYASVKLWQPMGAENPAYWSLDHPNGVEKAYCCFNSNARDFARFGELYLQNGNWNGKQLVSEAYVKASVAPANILDDFGNPNKKYGYNWWLLNYKGHAVFYARGILGQYILAIPDEKMVVVRLGKTRAKGQTDGHPDDVYEYLDAALSMYGTN; encoded by the coding sequence ATGAAAACACTAAAAAGTATTTTAAAATGGATTGTGATTATTCTTGTTGTGTTGAATCTTTTGATTTTGATTTCGGGACGAACGTATTTGTACAAAGGCATTGCTAACACGTATTTGAAAGGCAGAAAAGGTCCTTCGATTACGGAATATAAAATTTTCTCGAACCGAGAAGTAAACGTTGGAACGCCGCAACCTTGGGCTGTTGCAGTAAATTACAACAAAGCAACTATTCCTGCAAATGATTTGGCAGACATGGAAAAATACAAAACCATCGCGTATGTTATTGTGAAAAATGATTCGATTTGTTACGAGCAATATTGGGATGGTTTCGGAAGAAATTCGGTAACCAATTCTTTTTCGATGGCAAAAACATTTGTCAGTATTTTAGTCGGAATTGCGATTGACGGAGGAAAAATTAAAAGTGTGGACGAGCCTGTCGGAGATTTTTTATCACAATTTAAAGACGGAGAAAATGCACAATTAACTATTAAAGATTTATTGACTATGAGTTCCGGAATTAATTTTGATGAGAATTATGTTAGTCCGTTTGCCTATCCTGCGCAAGCCTATTACGGAACGGATTTGCAAAAATTAACGTATGGATATAAAGTTACCGAAACGCCTGGAAAAGCTTTTAAATACCTTAGCGGGAATAGTTCTTTACTTTCTTTTATTGTTGAAAAGTCAACAGGAATGCCGCTTTCCGTTTACGCATCAGTTAAGTTATGGCAACCGATGGGAGCTGAAAATCCAGCGTATTGGAGTTTGGATCATCCGAATGGAGTGGAAAAAGCTTATTGTTGTTTTAACTCTAACGCTCGTGATTTCGCGCGTTTCGGAGAATTGTATTTGCAAAATGGAAATTGGAACGGCAAGCAATTGGTTTCGGAAGCTTACGTAAAAGCTTCTGTAGCTCCTGCAAATATTTTAGATGACTTTGGAAATCCAAATAAAAAATACGGCTATAATTGGTGGTTGTTAAACTATAAAGGACACGCTGTTTTTTATGCACGCGGTATTTTAGGACAATATATTTTGGCAATTCCAGATGAAAAAATGGTGGTAGTTCGACTCGGAAAAACACGTGCCAAAGGACAAACAGATGGGCATCCGGACGATGTGTATGAATATTTGGATGCTGCTTTAAGTATGTACGGAACAAATTAA
- the lipB gene encoding lipoyl(octanoyl) transferase LipB, protein MQKIIFQDLDLIDYKVCWDYQEKLFSETINQKIANRTPPESEQIPTKNYLLFCEHPHVYTLGKSGSENNFLLNAESLKQKNATYYKINRGGDITYHGPGQLVAYPILDLDTFFTDIHKYLRFLEDVIILTLAEYGIAAGRISGLTGVWLDVDNLAKARKICAMGVRSSRWVTMHGLAFNVNTDLTYFNHIIPCGISDKAVTSLEKELGKKVDINEVKGKVKKHFSTLFQATFIEVGKLVSKK, encoded by the coding sequence ATGCAAAAAATTATTTTTCAGGACTTGGATTTGATAGACTATAAAGTCTGTTGGGACTATCAAGAAAAATTATTTTCGGAAACGATTAATCAAAAAATTGCAAATCGAACACCTCCTGAATCAGAACAAATTCCGACTAAAAATTATTTATTGTTTTGCGAACATCCGCATGTTTATACGCTCGGAAAAAGTGGTTCGGAAAATAATTTTTTGCTGAATGCAGAAAGTTTAAAACAAAAAAATGCAACGTATTATAAAATAAATCGTGGCGGAGATATTACGTATCACGGTCCCGGACAATTGGTGGCGTATCCGATTTTAGATTTAGATACTTTTTTTACGGACATCCATAAGTATCTGCGTTTTTTGGAAGATGTAATTATTTTGACGCTCGCAGAATATGGAATTGCTGCTGGAAGAATTTCTGGTTTAACCGGCGTTTGGCTGGATGTGGATAATTTAGCAAAAGCCCGAAAGATATGTGCCATGGGCGTTCGCAGCAGTCGTTGGGTTACAATGCACGGTTTGGCGTTTAACGTAAATACGGATTTAACGTATTTTAATCACATCATTCCTTGCGGGATTTCCGACAAGGCTGTAACTTCGCTGGAAAAAGAATTGGGCAAAAAGGTAGACATCAACGAAGTAAAAGGAAAAGTAAAAAAACATTTTTCAACGCTGTTTCAAGCCACATTTATTGAGGTAGGAAAACTCGTCTCAAAAAAATAA
- a CDS encoding bifunctional phosphoglucose/phosphomannose isomerase: MKNMIAGFSKQLQEALNIGKKIKLSASTHEIKNVLISGLGGSGIGGTIVSELVAIEIKVPVEVIKGYFIPAYVNKNTLVIISSYSGNTEETVNCLEMAIQRNAKIVCITSGGKIAAIAKEKQLDCILIPGGMPPRTCLGYSFTQQFFILNFFGLLKNNFLNDLENAIKLIDVDEKIILEEAKKIAEKLKNKLPVIYSTTYNEGIAIRLRQQLNENAKILCWHHVIPEMNHNELVGWTHKNENLAVIIFRDKDDFSRNQARIEINKKVFEKYTSTIVEIYSKGNSLIEKAVYLIHLSDWISYFVAEQNGVDAVEVNVINHLKSELGKL, from the coding sequence ATGAAAAATATGATTGCGGGCTTCTCAAAACAATTGCAAGAAGCGCTGAATATTGGGAAAAAAATAAAATTAAGCGCGTCCACGCACGAAATAAAAAACGTGTTAATTTCTGGCTTAGGCGGCTCCGGCATTGGCGGAACAATTGTTTCGGAATTGGTAGCGATAGAAATAAAAGTCCCAGTTGAAGTAATCAAAGGTTATTTTATTCCGGCTTACGTCAATAAAAATACGCTTGTAATTATCTCTTCTTATTCAGGAAATACCGAAGAAACGGTGAATTGTTTGGAAATGGCTATTCAACGAAATGCAAAAATTGTGTGCATTACTTCTGGCGGTAAAATAGCTGCTATCGCGAAAGAAAAACAATTGGATTGTATTCTAATTCCTGGAGGAATGCCGCCACGCACTTGTTTAGGTTACTCGTTTACACAACAATTTTTTATTCTGAATTTTTTCGGGCTTCTGAAAAATAATTTTTTGAACGACTTAGAAAATGCCATTAAATTAATTGATGTAGATGAAAAAATAATTCTGGAAGAGGCAAAAAAAATCGCAGAGAAATTAAAAAATAAATTACCAGTAATATACAGCACCACCTATAACGAGGGCATTGCCATTCGCTTGCGCCAGCAATTAAATGAAAATGCAAAAATATTATGTTGGCACCACGTAATTCCCGAAATGAATCACAACGAATTGGTGGGCTGGACACATAAAAACGAAAATTTAGCAGTCATTATTTTTAGAGATAAAGATGATTTTTCGCGCAACCAAGCTCGCATCGAAATCAATAAAAAAGTGTTTGAAAAATATACTTCTACGATTGTCGAAATTTATTCGAAAGGAAATTCTTTGATTGAAAAAGCTGTTTATTTAATTCATCTCAGCGATTGGATTTCGTATTTCGTTGCCGAACAAAATGGCGTGGACGCGGTGGAAGTAAATGTGATTAATCACTTAAAATCAGAATTGGGAAAATTGTAA
- a CDS encoding ComF family protein, whose protein sequence is MLKDFLSLIYPPVCASCEGILMHNENLICTHCLYRLPKTNYHYLQDNPVARLFWGRADIAAAAAMFTFSKGGKIQHLIHQLKYRNQKEIGKILGHFYGNELKQTDLFKDINMVVPVPLHLEKIKKRGYNQSSLFAEGIAKSMQIECSEKIIFRNTFSETQTRKSRYKRWQNVETIFETKNNFLAKGKHILIVDDVVTTGSTLEACAQTLLKIPNTTVSIAAIAFAAL, encoded by the coding sequence ATGTTAAAAGACTTTTTATCCTTGATTTATCCTCCTGTTTGCGCTTCTTGCGAAGGTATTTTAATGCACAACGAAAATTTAATTTGCACACATTGTTTGTATCGTTTACCAAAAACAAATTATCATTATTTGCAAGATAATCCCGTAGCGCGACTTTTTTGGGGAAGAGCTGATATTGCTGCTGCAGCCGCGATGTTTACCTTTAGCAAAGGCGGAAAAATTCAACATTTAATTCATCAATTAAAATATCGAAATCAGAAAGAAATTGGAAAAATACTCGGCCATTTTTATGGAAATGAATTAAAACAAACTGATCTATTTAAAGATATAAATATGGTGGTTCCCGTTCCTTTGCATCTCGAAAAAATAAAAAAAAGAGGTTACAATCAAAGTTCGCTTTTCGCGGAAGGCATCGCCAAATCAATGCAAATTGAGTGCTCCGAAAAAATAATTTTTCGAAATACCTTTTCAGAAACACAAACACGTAAATCGCGTTATAAACGTTGGCAAAATGTGGAAACTATTTTCGAAACAAAAAATAATTTTTTGGCAAAAGGGAAGCATATTTTAATTGTGGATGACGTGGTAACTACTGGTTCTACATTAGAAGCCTGCGCACAAACGCTGCTTAAAATTCCGAATACAACAGTGAGCATTGCCGCCATCGCATTTGCGGCGCTTTAG
- a CDS encoding amidohydrolase family protein, with translation MRKITADIIFSIKNPPIKNGIIIVTDDGKILDVLPENTVNKEELENHVGIICPGFVNTHCHLELSHLKNKLPEKTGLDVFIREIEKQRKADEEEISQAIENAENEMILNGIVAVGDISNGDKSFAQKSRKNIFYHTFIEVFGFHPDKAENAFARSMALKEKYISHVSNHVSISPHAPYSASETLLKKLFFETEKNNSISTIHNQECEDENLFFEKKQGKILARLQLFGIDTDFWKAPEKNSLRATLPQLAQKNNFLLVHNTFTSREDIKWANAFHPHLYWCFCPNANLYIENKLPDFENFISENARITIGTDSLASNHQLSILEELKIISVARPEIPLNTLLTWATKNGSDFLNCSDFFGTIEKNKFPGLLLLNNINKNNGSLSKNTEVKVLVKAHKKIR, from the coding sequence ATGCGTAAAATTACAGCCGATATTATTTTTTCGATAAAAAATCCTCCGATTAAAAACGGAATTATCATCGTAACCGATGACGGAAAAATTTTGGATGTACTTCCTGAAAATACTGTCAATAAAGAAGAATTAGAAAATCACGTAGGAATTATTTGTCCGGGTTTTGTGAACACACATTGCCATCTCGAACTCTCACATCTGAAAAATAAATTACCCGAAAAAACGGGATTGGATGTGTTTATTCGCGAAATTGAAAAACAACGCAAAGCCGACGAAGAAGAAATTTCACAAGCCATTGAAAATGCCGAAAACGAAATGATTTTAAACGGAATTGTGGCTGTTGGCGATATTTCAAATGGAGATAAAAGTTTTGCACAAAAAAGTAGAAAAAATATTTTTTACCACACGTTTATTGAAGTATTTGGATTTCATCCTGATAAAGCGGAAAATGCTTTTGCGCGAAGTATGGCGTTGAAAGAAAAATATATTTCACACGTTTCTAATCACGTTTCTATTTCGCCACACGCACCTTATTCGGCTTCAGAAACCCTCTTGAAAAAATTATTTTTTGAAACTGAAAAAAATAATTCTATTTCCACCATTCACAACCAAGAATGTGAAGATGAAAATTTATTTTTTGAAAAAAAACAAGGAAAAATTTTAGCGCGATTGCAGCTTTTTGGCATTGACACAGACTTTTGGAAAGCTCCCGAAAAAAATTCTTTGCGCGCTACCTTGCCACAACTCGCACAAAAAAATAATTTTTTATTGGTTCACAATACATTTACTTCGCGTGAAGATATTAAATGGGCAAACGCCTTTCATCCTCATCTTTATTGGTGTTTTTGTCCGAATGCGAATTTGTATATAGAAAATAAATTGCCTGATTTTGAAAATTTTATTTCCGAAAATGCACGTATCACAATCGGGACGGACAGTTTAGCGTCTAATCATCAATTAAGCATTTTGGAAGAATTGAAAATAATTTCTGTGGCTCGTCCTGAAATTCCTTTAAATACGTTGCTTACGTGGGCAACAAAAAATGGATCTGATTTTTTAAATTGCAGCGATTTTTTCGGAACTATCGAAAAAAATAAATTCCCAGGATTGCTACTTCTCAATAATATCAATAAAAATAATGGCTCGCTTAGTAAAAATACAGAAGTAAAAGTGTTGGTAAAAGCGCATAAAAAAATCCGGTAA